In a single window of the Tetrapisispora phaffii CBS 4417 chromosome 11, complete genome genome:
- the TPHA0K00750 gene encoding uncharacterized protein (similar to Saccharomyces cerevisiae SWI4 (YER111C); ancestral locus Anc_7.409) has translation MRPLLLNEKTISNLVESDDTDIDVEPIIEIATYSEIDVFECYMKGSETKTVMRKVSNDWVNATQIFKIANFTKNKRTRILEREAKLIKHEKIQGGYGRFQGTWIPLDDAKMLVNKYEIQHPIINKILNYIIDPGNLPARRSKNSVLKRNPLNRHLVSPSSYKVTPTKRMLRTVLPSSSDSGRSISTPKSTGTYKYEEGDLKGLTKKATKTKPLQFSTLHEHNQHNTKSGHSISSDYFDPYLTRSLEMKSFRKKIFLPNSDTTKLSSKNNTMETMELEELPFPQYHFQEDSQPATPADDPDIGQISLKSLSIDEYQQLMLKVLSSENCLEEGYTLPAALYNPPADFDINLKIDKQGHSLLHWASAMGNLPLTKLLISLKCQILSYNNVGFNPLTKMIFYNNSYRAGNFKEILSLLRICVTAQDKNGRLPLHYLIELTVNKTKDQSIITHYIDLILEYLQSNDNDDISILKLTVNHQDSYGNTILHIAALNNNLKIYNKLLKIGCSEKLTNMNNETPLSIMEKQRDAPTPEIPEFLSLSFAIREATTGTPQILKSNIENNLDLRTLSIKRDFSSVEDKAYNSSVVTSNVEESKRTKINENGSTSCITEGTSKIDESLRELSQTPQMQPVFLKQLETEFLSTFSVKYDQTNETFGYLETPPIIAANDRHFNSDLRNNSYKMKMLSGMFFDNVVRMLDDSNTDLVSLREQINNMHKKIETTSKQVENIQGEAITMNPELASITDIELHNNNMRTKLESTKKKVMKILESKSKIKISEMTQNQKSKLNSISLDDTPNASVELINEYRILHRKREALLQNIIDAKAKLGATRKIIKYKKLLGTNSNNQSLDDVTKELINSLMG, from the coding sequence ATGAGACCACTCTTACTGAATGAGAAGACAATTAGTAATTTGGTTGAAAGTGATGATACAGATATCGATGTTGAGCCTATTATAGAGATTGCAACTTATTCTGAAATTGATGTCTTTGAATGCTACATGAAAGGCTCTGAGACTAAAACAGTGATGCGTAAAGTATCTAATGATTGGGTAAACGCTACACagatatttaaaattgcaAACTTTAcgaaaaataaaagaacaagGATTTTAGAGAGAGAAGCAAAACTGATAAAACACGAAAAGATTCAAGGGGGTTACGGTCGATTTCAAGGTACATGGATACCATTAGATGATGCCAAGATGCTTGTTAACAAATATGAAATTCAACAtccaataataaataaaatactaAACTATATAATAGACCCTGGTAATCTACCAGCAAGAAGATCCAAAAATAGTGtgttaaaaagaaatcCCTTAAATAGACATTTGGTTTCGCCTTCAAGTTACAAGGTAACTCCGACTAAAAGAATGTTAAGAACTGTATtaccttcttcttcagaCTCAGGAAGATCTATTTCTACACCTAAAAGTACAGGCACGTACAAATATGAAGAAGGAGACTTGAAAGGATTAACGAAAAAGGCAACCAAAACAAAACCATTGCAATTCAGCACTCTTCATGAACATAATCAACATAATACGAAATCAGGTCATAGTATATCATCCGATTATTTTGACCCATATTTGACTAGATCATTGGAAATGAAATCttttagaaaaaaaatattcctTCCAAATTCCGATACTACCAAACTGAGcagtaaaaataatacaatgGAGACTATGGAATTGGAAGAATTGCCGTTTCCACAATATCATTTCCAGGAAGATTCTCAGCCTGCTACACCGGCGGATGATCCAGATATTGGtcaaatatctttaaaatcattaagCATTGATGAATATCAACAATTAATGCTAAAAGTCTTATCATCCGAAAATTGTTTAGAAGAAGGTTATACACTACCGGCAGCATTATATAACCCGCCGGCAGATTTTGATATAAActtaaaaattgataaacaAGGACATTCACTTTTACATTGGGCCTCTGCGATGGGTAATTTACCTTTGACTAAACTTTTGATTTCACTAAAATGCCAAATATTGAGTTATAATAATGTTGGATTTAACCCTCTAACAAAAATGatcttttataataatagttaCAGAGCAGGAAACTTTAAAGAGATACTTTCATTATTAAGAATATGTGTAACTGCACAGGATAAAAATGGGCGTTTACCCttacattatttaattgaactAACAGTTAATAAAACCAAGGATCAATCCATTATAACTCATTATATTGATTTGATACttgaatatttacaaaGTAACGATAACGATGACATTTCAATTCTAAAGCTGACCGTAAATCACCAAGATAGCTATGGTAATACAATTTTGCATATAGCCGCATTGAAcaacaatttaaaaatatataataaattattaaagattGGTTGCTCAGAGAAATTAACTAATATGAACAACGAAACACCCTTATCTATAATGGAAAAACAAAGAGATGCTCCTACACCAGAAATTCctgaatttttatcattaagTTTTGCTATTAGAGAAGCAACGACAGGAACTCCACAGATACTCAAgtcaaatattgaaaataactTAGATTTAAGAACACTAAGTATAAAAAGAGATTTTTCATCAGTGGAGGACAAGGCATATAACAGTAGCGTAGTTACTTCGAATGTTGAAGAATctaaaagaacaaaaataaatgaaaatggtTCAACGAGTTGTATAACTGAAGGCACCTCcaaaattgatgaaagtTTAAGGGAATTATCTCAAACTCCTCAAATGCAACCTGTATTCCTAAAGCAGCTAGAGActgaatttttatcaacATTCTCTGTGAAGTATGATCAAACAAACGAAACATTTGGTTATTTGGAAACACCTCCTATAATAGCAGCCAATGACAGACATTTTAATTCAGATTTGCGTAACAATTcatataaaatgaaaatgttaTCAGGAATGTTTTTCGATAATGTTGTCAGAATGCTAGATGATTCAAATACTGATTTGGTTTCCTTAAGagaacaaataaataacatGCATAAAAAGATTGAGACTACTAGTAAACAAGTTGAAAACATTCAAGGGGAAGCAATTACAATGAACCCTGAGCTTGCATCAATTACTGACATTGAGTTGCACAATAACAATATGAGAACAAAATTAGAGTCTACTAAAAAGAAAGTcatgaaaatattagagagtaaaagtaaaataaagatatcaGAAATGACCCAGAACCAAAAATCGAAATTGAATAGCATATCATTAGACGACACACCAAATGCGTCTGTAGAATTAATTAACGAATATCGAATATTACATAGAAAAAGAGAGGCCTTGTTGCAAAACATAATTGATGCAAAAGCTAAGCTAGGAGCCACTAGAAagattatcaaatataaaaaattactCGGTACCAATTCAAATAACCAGTCCTTAGATGACGTGACAAAAGAATTGATCAACTCTTTGATGGGATAA
- the LSM4 gene encoding U6 snRNA complex subunit LSM4 (similar to Saccharomyces cerevisiae LSM4 (YER112W); ancestral locus Anc_7.410), producing MLPLYLLTNTKGQQMFIELKNGTTIQGTLTNVDNWMNLTLSNVVQVDNSEPNEDGKVEKITLEQIYLRGTHIKYINLQDDIIENVRQQINSNNNNNNNQNKRNSNNRRAYNNNNNDSRRPYNNNNRKPYPNRRQYNNDNNYNNNNNNSNSGRGGYVQHHRTSENIQNELNQTFLVPQQQQQQNHMQQQQIQQQSVQF from the coding sequence ATGTTACCTTTATACTTATTGACCAACACTAAAGGTCAACAAATGTTTATAGAATTGAAGAATGGTACAACTATTCAGGGTACTTTGACAAATGTGGACAATTGGATGAACTTAACATTGTCAAATGTTGTGCAAGTTGATAACTCCGAACCTAACGAAGATGGTAAGGTTGAAAAAATCACTTTAgaacaaatttatttaagaGGAACTCATATCAAGTATATTAATCTACAGGATGATATTATCGAAAATGTTAGACAACAAATTAactctaataataataacaacaacaaccaGAATAAGAGAAACTCTAACAACAGAAGAGCatacaacaacaataataacgaTTCAAGAAGACCATacaataacaacaatagAAAGCCATACCCAAACAGAAGGCAAtacaataatgataataattataacaacaacaataataatagcaATAGTGGTAGAGGTGGTTACGTCCAGCATCATCGTACTTcagaaaatattcaaaatgaaCTCAATCAAACTTTTCTAGTTCcacagcaacaacaacaacaaaatcATATGCAACAGCAGCAGATTCAACAACAATCTGTACAATTTTAG
- the TPHA0K00780 gene encoding WD40 repeat domain-containing protein (similar to Saccharomyces cerevisiae GLE2 (YER107C); ancestral locus Anc_7.405): MSFFQQKPAVSSSSTIATDADMANDIVINNPAEDSISDVAFSTQNEFVFSASSWDGKVKIWNINNGNPQAVAQYSHSAPVLSTRWSGDGTKVASGGCDNIVKLFDLTTNQEQQVGTHDSAIKNLRFVNCGPTNSQCLVTGSWDKTIKYWDLRQQQPIATLAMPDRVYAMDSSNQLLVVGTAERHIAVINLTNPGQIYKTIQSPLKMQTRTIACYPSGDGYAIGSIEGRIAIRYLDEEIQKKSGFSFKCHRKTNPNRSIGASSQTDVFSVNSISFHPIYGTFVSAGSDGTFHFWDKNKKHRLKGYPAQNGSISAVNFNGKGSLLAYSLGYDWSKGHSFNTQNYANIIRIHAPTDAEVKEKAR; encoded by the coding sequence ATGTCATTTTTTCAACAGAAACCAGCAGTTTCTAGTTCTTCTACCATAGCCACAGATGCTGATATGGCTAATGATATTGTAATTAATAATCCTGCCGAGGATTCGATATCAGATGTTGCATTCTCAACCCAAAATGAGTTCGTCTTCAGTGCCAGTTCTTGGGACGGCAAAGTGAAGATATGGAATATCAATAATGGTAACCCACAGGCAGTTGCACAATATTCCCACTCAGCTCCAGTCTTGAGTACTAGATGGTCTGGAGATGGGACTAAGGTGGCATCAGGTGGCTGTGATAATATTGTCAAACTTTTTGATCTTACTACTAATCAAGAACAACAAGTTGGTACACATGATTCagcaattaaaaatttaagatTTGTTAATTGTGGCCCTACAAATAGTCAATGTCTAGTTACTGGTTCGTGGGATAAGACTATCAAATATTGGGATTTAAGACAGCAACAGCCAATTGCTACTCTTGCTATGCCCGATCGTGTTTATGCTATGGACTCTAGTAACCAGCTACTAGTTGTCGGAACTGCAGAAAGACATATAGCGGTAATTAACTTAACAAACCCAGGTCAAATATACAAAACTATACAGTCTCCACTGAAAATGCAAACAAGAACAATCGCATGTTATCCTTCAGGTGATGGTTATGCTATTGGCTCCATAGAGGGTAGAATAGCAATCCGATATTTAGATGAGGAAATACAAAAGAAATCAGGATTTTCCTTTAAATGTCATAGGAAAACCAATCCTAATAGAAGTATTGGAGCTTCCAGTCAAACTGATGTATTCTCAGTTAATAGTATTTCATTCCATCCTATATATGGTACATTTGTATCAGCTGGTAGTGATGGTACTTTCCATTTCTGGgataaaaataagaagCATAGATTAAAAGGATATCCTGCCCAAAATGGCTCTATATCAGCAGTGAATTTTAATGGGAAAGGGAGCCTTTTAGCCTATTCTTTAGGTTATGATTGGAGCAAAGGGCATAGCTTTAATACTCAAAATTATGCTAATATCATTAGAATCCATGCTCCAACAGATGCTGAAGTCAAGGAGAAGGCTAGGTGA
- the ALG3 gene encoding dolichyl-P-Man:Man(5)GlcNAc(2)-PP-dolichol alpha-1,3-mannosyltransferase (similar to Saccharomyces cerevisiae ALG3 (YBL082C); ancestral locus Anc_7.407) has translation MPNDLSSNKKNNQVQKNGTDKSFVRPPFEPLVDLKDAINFILFNKNAIGIVIFLLIMFESMALKIIVSKIAYTEIDYKAYVEQIEMINDGEYDYSLIRGGTGPLVYPAGHVLIYRFMNYMTSGLDNIGEGQVLFRVLYIATLVLQMMLYYIMELPPWCIVLASLSKRLHSIYVLRLFNDCFTTFFMVLTVLLLTLATRVQNNYLAKLLTFTSSLSYSFAVSIKMNALLYLPAILVAFYLNFDGKFINVIASILLAISWQIVVALPFLKKYPKEYLHSAFEFSRQFMFKWSVNWQMLEEEGFQNKYFHISLLISQTVAIMTVLLSQYPRLLHDITSSILHPFAKNEQLRNNVNIRKFIPFTMIVTNFIGVFFSRSLHYQFLSWYHWTIPLLMHWSRLGVFLGPLWYVAHEYCWNSYPPNSTASSLLFVLNLTMLLLIVAFDRCCNVESDTESKAVEQELESKKKQ, from the coding sequence ATGCCAAATGATCTGAGCTCAAATAAGAAGAACAATCAGGTTCAAAAAAATGGCACCGATAAGTCTTTCGTAAGGCCTCCATTTGAGCCATTGGTCGACTTGAAGGATGCGATCaactttatattatttaataagaaTGCAATTGGGAtagttatatttttattgattatGTTTGAATCTATGGcattgaaaattattgtTAGTAAAATTGCATATACTGAAATCGATTACAAGGCGTACGTAGAACAAATAGAGATGATTAATGACGGTGAATACGATTACTCTTTGATCAGAGGTGGCACTGGACCTTTAGTATATCCTGCTGGCCATGTTTTAATATACCGTTTCATGAATTACATGACTTCGGGCTTGGATAATATTGGAGAGGGACAAGTTCTCTTCAGGGTGTTATATATTGCTACATTGGTGCTTCAAATGATGTTATACTATATAATGGAGTTACCTCCATGGTGTATTGTCCTAGCCAGTCTGTCGAAGAGATTGCATTCTATTTATGTTCTACGTTTATTCAATGACTGTTTTACAACTTTTTTCATGGTGCTCACtgtgttattattaacacTTGCCACCAGAGTTCAAAACAATTATCTGGCGAAACTTTTAACATTTACCTCTTCTTTAAGTTACAGTTTTGCAGTTAGTATTAAGATGAATGCTCTATTGTATTTACCAGCAATACTGGTCGCCTTTTACTTGAATTTTGATGgaaaatttatcaatgtCATTGCCAGCATTTTATTAGCAATATCATGGCAAATTGTGGTAGCCCTACcgtttttgaaaaaatatccaAAGGAGTATCTTCATTCAGCTTTTGAATTCAGCAGACAGTTCATGTTCAAGTGGAGTGTTAATTGGCAAATGCtagaagaagaaggatTCCAGAACAAGTACTTCCACATTTCTTTACTAATTTCTCAAACAGTAGCAATAATGACTGTATTGTTAAGCCAATATCCAAGACTTCTACATGATATCACAAGCTCGATACTTCATCCTTTCGCCAAGAATGAACAGTTAAGAAATAATGTGAATATACGCAAGTTCATCCCATTCACCATGATCGTCACTAATTTCATTGGCGTTTTTTTCTCAAGATCCCTACATTACCAGTTTCTATCCTGGTATCATTGGACGATCCCACTTTTGATGCATTGGTCGAGGCTTGGAGTCTTCCTCGGACCCCTTTGGTATGTTGCACACGAATACTGTTGGAACTCCTACCCACCAAACAGCACGGCTAGCAGtctattatttgtattaaaCCTAACAATGCTGCTTCTCATCGTTGCTTTCGACAGATGCTGCAATGTAGAGAGTGATACAGAGTCCAAAGCTGTAGAGCAAGAGTTAGAATCGAAGAAGAAACAATAG
- the TPHA0K00770 gene encoding LisH domain-containing protein (similar to Saccharomyces cerevisiae FLO8 (YER109C); ancestral locus Anc_7.406), with the protein MNNNNKMGNDINSVELTSSLSFQNLASLYQNNSDKSVMSNITSKIEAASANEKASKGVNKLRRQKSIEQLNNYIYDFLMKSSLKKTAKAFAKEAKIVDKIKKSHIETNTKGNKNNMFTTTHMDILGNATMNNSKNLNPTLEDTSNGFLLEWWEVFWDILNAKTQKTGSNDAQNYVNILNQRETQEHIYKSLIVHAARTQHVAEHRGHYNTDLFDPVTFAMVVENIEKTGSIEGVIDALKDNSPNLNPNNYNSTRPVQRQQQQQQQFQQQQQQQQQQQQQQQQQQQQQQQQQQQMQMQMQQQMQQNIQMRPQFVPNNIPNMPPYNPTNNTQNYPYMNPYMNMQGNMSLNNSPVAPLNNMSEVPQLSLNAKFVSKSRPKNTSRSVKAKRCAKSDQKSPDESKVTNSQIVINNRAAEKDSLSKKRTNTISSKNNGNGINKKVTEFKSPQVTSTNNFLNGASISQKSDVPQQSSLSDKRKRSNSTTSILESVNSNQEVRKKDSNSEPVTPLQTRFGQAISRKTQSSSMNHKVVLPNLLATVSENGSSLYGVTSVKNSNYKNISNAVAATTAAITKKNKKIRKTVSAEATPDSYNTHLDKINAKNDVKRTTKQNKQDLFQIQKQSGTYGFEKMTDGGITSTQSIEFHENQLSSMSNLSEMGSTQMRGYDLSLDRNLPSTDKQEPLMPDDIYGFNNGNASEILDIVNIDGILENDINTLESTNNQSQNKDAGTMDDAGNDTVDNFELEILSNNKDDFNLMKWD; encoded by the coding sequence atgaataataataataaaatggGCAATGATATAAACTCTGTGGAGTTGACTTCGAGTCTTTCCTTCCAAAATTTGGCTAGtctttatcaaaataattcagATAAATCGGTTATGTCAAATATTACTTCTAAAATTGAAGCAGCTTCAGCAAATGAAAAAGCTAGTAAGGGAGTTAATAAACTTAGGAGACAAAAATCTATtgaacaattgaataactatatatatgattttttaatgaaatcatCTCTTAAGAAGACTGCTAAAGCGTTTGCCAAAGAGGCAAAAATCgttgataaaataaagaaaagtCATATAGAAACAAATACAAAAggaaacaaaaataatatgttTACAACAACTCATATGGATATTTTAGGGAACGCTACAATGaataattctaaaaatttgaaCCCGACACTGGAAGATACATCAAATGGTTTTTTACTAGAATGGTGGGAGGTATTTTGGGATATTTTGAATGCTAAAACACAAAAGACTGGCTCAAATGATGCACAGAATTACGTAAATATACTCAACCAAAGAGAAACTCAAGAACATATTTATAAGAGTCTTATTGTGCATGCAGCCAGAACTCAACATGTAGCAGAACATAGAGGACATTACAATACGGATTTGTTTGATCCAGTAACATTTGCAATGGTGgttgaaaatattgagaAAACAGGTTCAATCGAAGGCGTGATTGATGCATTGAAAGATAATTCACCAAATTTAAATCCGAACAACTACAACTCAACAAGGCCTGTTCAAAgacagcagcagcagcagcagcagtttcaacaacaacagcaacaacagcaacaacagcaacaacagcaacaacagcaacaacagcaacaacagcaacagcaacagcaaaTGCAAATGCAAATGCAACAGCAAATGCAACAGAACATACAGATGAGGCCACAATTTGTACCGAATAATATTCCAAACATGCCTCCATATAATCCCACAAATAATACCCAGAACTACCCTTACATGAATCCGTATATGAACATGCAAGGAAATATGAGTTTAAATAACTCGCCTGTTGCACCATTAAATAACATGTCAGAAGTTCCTCAATTAAGTTTAAATGCAAAATTTGTTTCCAAAAGTCGGCCAAAAAATACTTCACGTAGTGTTAAAGCTAAGCGTTGTGCAAAATCTGATCAAAAATCTCCAGATGAGTCTAAAGTCACGAACTCCcaaattgtaataaataatcgaGCAGCTGAAAAGGATTCATTGTCTAAGAAACGGACAAACACCATTTCATCAAAGAACAACGGTAATGGGATTAATAAGAAAGTAACAGAATTCAAAAGCCCACAAGTTACAtcaacaaataattttttaaatggGGCATCTATTTCACAAAAATCAGATGTACCCCAGCAGTCATCATTGTCTGATAAGAGAAAAAGAAGTAATTCAACGACGTCAATATTAGAATCTGTTAATTCAAATCAAGAAGttagaaaaaaagattCCAATTCTGAACCAGTAACACCTCTTCAAACTCGTTTTGGCCAAGCAATATCAAGAAAAACTCAGAGTAGCTCGATGAATCATAAAGTAGTGTTACCAAATTTGCTAGCCACGGTAAGTGAGAATGGAAGTTCATTATATGGAGTAACGTCTGTTAAAAACagcaattacaaaaatatatcaaacGCGGTGGCAGCAACTACAGCCGCAATTACTAAGAAGAATAAAAAGATTCGGAAAACCGTCTCTGCAGAAGCAACCCCTGATTCTTATAACACCCATCTGGATAAAATAAATGCTAAGAATGATGTAAAAAGAACAACTAAGCAAAATAAACAAGATTTATTCCAAATACAAAAGCAAAGCGGAACATATGGTTTCGAGAAAATGACAGACGGTGGCATAACATCTACtcaatcaattgaatttcatGAAAATCAGCTAAGTTCTATGAGTAATTTGAGCGAAATGGGTTCTACTCAAATGCGAGGTTATGATCTATCACTAGATCGTAATTTACCTTCCACCGATAAACAAGAACCATTGATGCCTGATGATATCTATGGATTCAACAATGGAAACGCTAGTGAAATTCTTGATATTGTCAATATTGATGGGATcttagaaaatgatattaatacTCTGGAGTCAACGAACAATCAAAGTCAAAATAAAGATGCAGGAACTATGGATGATGCTGGCAACGATACAGTTGACAATTTTGAATTAGAGATACTGAGCAACAATAAAGATGACTtcaatttaatgaaatggGACTAA
- the PET112 gene encoding glutamyl-tRNA(Gln) amidotransferase subunit PET112 (similar to Saccharomyces cerevisiae PET112 (YBL080C); ancestral locus Anc_7.403), whose translation MEMLVNCRRYLSVGSVKKFSLVSGYNLKCGLEVHTQLDTKHKLFSFSTNDPFGSVDKPNQNISYFDAALPGSQPILNYEVVLQALKLASVLGCSINYNSQFDRKHYFYGDQPLGYQITQHYSPIASNGHLRLSPKFDGIGGTKDKTIDIIQLQIEQDTGKSIYIENEDLTLLDFNRSNVPLIEMVTKPDFTTIEQVRAFVKKYQNLIKILGVSTGELETGAMRVDVNISINDLPRVELKNLPNTSSIVNAIKYEYNRQIEIIHNGKAEEELSFSETRGWNGSETVKLRSKETTIDYRYMPDSELPKLKLAEDIMKKVKESLPPLPDELFEQLTHHPYNLSLKDAKIFVISNTHTINYENAELRQYYLEVFKRYSDEIGAKNINPKLPNGWIINELIGDLNKLDLYLNDITPSLTPKVFAQLLSLIHTKKISKTSGKLLLFHVLKELKDRGSSSVPININFDTLIEEFELEQDTIRNKNDLVLLCQHIIDELDNKKMIADIISGKKKNGLKFLVGQGMRSSQGKLDPIELEKTFKSMLEIKW comes from the coding sequence AAGTGCATACACAATTGGACACAAAACATAagttattttcattttctacCAATGATCCGTTTGGATCCGTGGATAAACCTAACCAAAACATTTCCTATTTTGATGCTGCACTCCCAGGATCACAACCTATCTTGAATTATGAGGTCGTTTTACAAGCTTTAAAGCTGGCGTCGGTTTTGGGTTGTTCGATTAATTATAACTCGCAGTTTGATAGgaaacattatttttatgGGGATCAACCTTTGGGATATCAAATAACTCAACATTATTCTCCAATTGCTTCAAATGGACACTTGCGGTTATCCCCTAAATTTGATGGGATTGGTGGAACAAAGGACAAAACTATAGACATAATTCAATTGCAAATTGAGCAGGATACAGGaaaatcaatttatattgaaaatgaagatcTCACGCTCTTGGATTTTAACAGATCTAATGTCCCATTGATAGAAATGGTGACCAAGCCCGATTTCACAACCATAGAACAAGTTAGAGCGTTTGTTAAGAAATACCAGAATTTGATTAAAATTCTTGGAGTATCTACAGGAGAACTGGAAACAGGTGCGATGAGAGTTGACGTGAACATATCGATTAATGATCTACCTAGAGTGGAACTGAAGAATTTACCAAATACAAGTTCAATAGTCAATGCAATCAAATATGAGTACAACAGACAAATAGAAATTATTCATAATGGTAAAGCTGAAGAAGAACTATCATTCTCCGAAACGCGAGGTTGGAATGGGTCCGAAACAGTTAAATTGAGAAGTAAAGAAACAACTATTGACTACAGATACATGCCAGATTCAGAGTTACCAAAATTAAAACTTGCAGAAGATATTATGAAAAAGGTCAAAGAATCATTGCCGCCATTACCGGATGAACTTTTTGAGCAATTAACACATCATCCCTATAATTTATCACTAAAGGAtgcaaaaatatttgtgaTCAGCAACACACATACTATTAATTATGAGAATGCTGAGCTAAGACAGTACTATTTAGAAGTTTTCAAACGTTATTCAGATGAAATAGGTgctaaaaatattaatccGAAATTACCAAACGGTTGgattattaatgaattaatagGTGAtctaaataaattagattTATACTTAAATGATATAACACCTTCGTTAACTCCTAAAGTATTTGCCCAATTATTATCTCTAATTCACAcgaaaaaaatttcaaaaactaGTGGgaaattgttattattccatgttttaaaagaattaaaagataGAGGATCTTCTTCAGTTCCTATTAACATTAACTTTGATACACTAATTGAAGAGTTTGAACTCGAACAGGATACAATTAGGAATAAAAATGACTTAGTTTTACTTTGTCAACATATAATTGATGAGttagataataaaaaaatgatagCTGATATTATATCAggcaaaaagaaaaatggtTTAAAGTTCTTAGTCGGTCAAGGTATGAGATCCTCACAAGGAAAATTAGACCCAATAGAATTGGAGAAGACTTTTAAATCAATGTTAGAAATAAAATGGTGA